In Sphingomonas crocodyli, a genomic segment contains:
- a CDS encoding epoxide hydrolase family protein, translating into MRIEPFTIAIPDDRLQWVLGRLADARWPELPDEEPWRHGVHDADLRDFVDHILNHYDWRAEEAKLNAFPQFMAEIDGQNIHFIHAKSGRPDAPTVLLSHGWPSTHADFIGVIDRLTQPERFGGRTEDALHLVIPSLPGYGFSTMPRRIIGPPTFARQFDRLMTEGLGLDSYIPQGGDVGSVISSWIAWRSPAVRALHLNYNGWFQPGQKPETPEEAEAVARWHNLRDDDGGYSHLAATRPLNLAYAFTDSPLGAAAWIFARYKRGIDDLWAVYDKDALATTVMIFLLTGSLPSSMNSYRGLRIDEQRPADSIIDVPTAFLRFPGEIASFPRSFLEKTYTNIVRWTDVPAGGHFAAFEQPELFCTDLLAFCRDVTDGKFD; encoded by the coding sequence ATGCGGATCGAGCCTTTCACGATCGCGATTCCGGACGATCGGCTGCAATGGGTGCTCGGCCGCCTCGCCGATGCGCGCTGGCCCGAACTGCCCGACGAGGAACCGTGGCGGCACGGCGTCCATGATGCCGACCTGCGCGACTTCGTCGATCATATCCTGAACCATTATGACTGGCGCGCCGAGGAAGCGAAGCTCAACGCCTTCCCGCAGTTCATGGCCGAAATCGATGGCCAGAACATCCACTTCATCCACGCCAAGTCGGGCCGGCCCGACGCGCCCACCGTCCTGCTCAGCCACGGCTGGCCCAGCACCCATGCCGATTTTATCGGCGTGATCGACCGGCTCACCCAACCCGAACGATTTGGCGGCCGCACAGAGGATGCACTCCACCTCGTCATCCCCTCGCTACCCGGCTACGGCTTCTCCACGATGCCACGCCGGATCATCGGCCCGCCCACCTTCGCGCGCCAGTTCGATCGGCTGATGACCGAGGGGCTGGGCCTCGACTCCTATATCCCGCAGGGCGGCGATGTCGGTTCAGTCATCTCAAGCTGGATCGCGTGGCGTTCCCCCGCGGTCCGCGCGCTCCACCTCAACTATAATGGCTGGTTCCAGCCCGGTCAGAAGCCCGAAACGCCCGAGGAGGCCGAAGCGGTCGCGCGCTGGCACAATCTGCGCGACGATGACGGCGGCTATTCGCACCTCGCCGCGACGCGCCCGCTCAACCTCGCTTACGCCTTTACCGACAGCCCGCTGGGCGCCGCCGCGTGGATCTTCGCGCGCTACAAGCGCGGAATCGACGATCTGTGGGCGGTCTATGACAAGGATGCGCTGGCGACGACGGTGATGATCTTCCTGCTGACCGGCAGCCTGCCATCATCGATGAACAGCTATCGCGGCCTGCGCATCGACGAACAGCGCCCCGCCGACAGCATCATCGACGTGCCGACCGCCTTCCTGCGCTTCCCCGGCGAGATCGCCAGCTTCCCCCGCAGCTTCCTCGAAAAGACCTACACCAACATCGTCCGCTGGACCGACGTGCCGGCCGGCGGCCACTTCGCGGCCTTCGAGCAGCCCGAGCTGTTCTGCACCGACCTGCTCGCCTTCTGCCGCGACGTTACCGATGGGAAATTCGACTAA